The window ttaaaaaaataacaggcgatgcaaagcacctcaacacgtcacattagtttttttgttaatttactgtactaacttgcctgacctgtggtggcgcagtgggataaagcgtcaacctgggacactgaggtcgccggttcgaaaccctgggcttgcctggtcaaggcacatatgggagttgatgcttcctgctcctcccccttctctttctctctctctctctctctcccctctctctaaaaaaaaaaaaatcaataaatttactgtactaacttacatttattcataaacaaattacataataaaattttgtttacttaaaacaaatcatttttgtatttaaccttttttaactttaatatttcatccggccggtgaaaaaagttttttttctaatctggaccaggggcaaaaactgttggccacgcctgctgtAGACAATGGAACGGCAAGGAAATGGATTTTCCTTTGCTAGATCATCCCAATGGAACAGCCTTGACGACACCTTGATTTAGCCCACTAAGATTGATTTTGGACTGCTGTACTCTAGAACTCTTAAGAGAATAAATCCGTGTTGCTTTAAGCCAcagagtttttatattttattcaaacaGCAACAGGAAATTAATTCCAGAACAACATGAACACGAAGCACATGCTATAATGAAGTCCTTTGTCTCTGACCCAGAAGTCTTGTGTTTTCTGCCAGTGTCCATGAAACTGCTAGGCTAATCTGTTAGCTTGCAAGAGGGCTAAAACCTTAGATACTTCTCAATTCTTGACGTTTAGTTCATTAAAAATGATGGTGTAGTCATGGGTATCTTTTcaacttttaaatattcttcagtcttctaatatacccacttttttttttttttttgtatttttctgaagttggaaacggggaggcagtcagacagactcccgcatgagtcctaccaggatccacccggcatgcccacaagggggcaacgctctgcccatctggggtgtcactctgttgcaaccagagccattctagcacctgaggcagaggccacagagccatcctcagcgcccaggccaactttgctccaatggagccttggctgtgggaggggaagagagagacagagaggaaggagagggggaggggtggagaagcagatgggcgtctctcctgtgtgccctggccgggaatcgaacctgggactcctgcacgccaggctgacactctaccactgagccaaccggccagggctaatatatCCACTTTTAAATCAAATGCCATTTAGAGAGCTTTTAATCTTAATAAGAAATAGTTCCTGGTTTATATTAAAGTAAATCATGAATAATATTCATACTAGAAGTTAAAATCAGCATTTTTCACAACTCTTGCTCTTTCCTGaaaatagtcattaaaaataGCAGGTGTCAATGTGCAAGAAGGTTTTATAGcagctttaataataaaaaatatcccaCTCCTTGTTTTTAGTGTCAGAGTCTTAAAAGAATAGTATTTTCCTCAAAAGACACAATGGGAAAGGGATTTCTTCTGGTGAAATAATTCCTACATGAAACTTGTTACATGACTTGGATCTCTAGGATCCTAGAGATGATAGAGGTTAGGAGCATTAAATAAGGAatagttttaagaagaaaattaaaaaatcagatgTGTGAAAACAAAGAACCAGAGAAAATTCTTGTGCAAtcaaatgcatttatttcttAGCTTAAGCAAGGCAGGTGGTGCACAAATTTACAATGAAAATGCCATCCAGAGATTAGCAGTTGGCCGTGCATGCAACCTGAATGTGTAAGACCAAATTCTTTCCTATACCAGGGTGCAGCTTCAGTTGTGTTGTACTCGGCCAACCTGGGTATCTGTGGGTGGGGTATTCACAACCCATTTGCCACATCAGCTCAGAGGCACATACAGGCCTAGTGACCATCACTTGCAAATCTGTTGCCACAGGGCAAACAGCACTTTACTTTTTCAGTGGCCGGTGGCACAACAGTGTGACAGGACACAGATACACCAACACTGAGACACACACAAGTCACCTCCCTCACTCAGCAGATAACCTCCCTTACATTTCTTGGGGACAGGAATGCCATGAGATATACCATGACTGATGCTCACTCTGGGATTGCAGGGGCAGAACCGCCCCCAGGTTTGGGCTTGGGCAGCCTGAGGTTCTCAGAAGAGCTATTTCAGCACGACCAACAGAAATGTTGCCCACAGTGATGTGTCAGACAAGCGTGCTGACATCTCGGTAGACACTTGAGCCCCTGATGAAAATTAAGGGTTGAGTGGAAGGTACAGACTTTGGGGGACGAGGAGGGAGGCGGTCCTACAATAAGAAAAAGGAGCCAGATCCCTAGTTTATACAGCTTTGTGTATATCCCAGCCTTGTCCGGATGCAAGGTCATAAATTCACAAAATGTTAGAGCCAGGATGGATCATCTACTCCAGATGCCTCGCCTTATGGGGAAAATGTGGCAGCCCAGAGCGGTAAAGCAAATTAACGGTGGACCCTGGCAGCGGCAGGCAGGgccagactgggacgcagagtgCTAATCGCATTCAAGAATGCTGACACTGAGTATGTATGTGGCCAAATTTTTCAACAAGATGAGATAGTATAAATACTTTATTCCCCCAAAAGTACCAAATGcatttaaaagcataaaaactCAGCTTAATCAGCTCTCTTCAGAAGGggctctcttccttttttactgtttctctgtctttgtctctctctcacacacacaaacacacaatttTGGTGGATGAAGATGTCTTGCTATACAAACACACCCAACATCTCAGGAAGACATATTACGGAGCATGTTTCTCAGTCCAGGTCTTTGTGCAAGGTCTGGGAAACCGGCTTATTTTCTAGAACAGTAGGTGGTTCTGAAATCAGCAGATCATCATCCCCGAAGGAGGAGTTCTGGTCCGTGTTCACAAAGTTGGGGATGTCAAATTTCATGAGCCGGTTCAGCTCCTCCTCCGGCTGCCTGCTGGTCCACGTGACTTCCTGGAGCTGAACGTCACTGTCGAGGGCTGTGGTCTGGTGACAGGCCTTGGCCTTTTCCAAGTGTTCCACGTCATTGATGTAGCAGTGAAAGAGAGACCTGGACTCCTCATTGCCCTGTCGCGAGAACACCTTATCTGGCTCCAGCGGTCTTCCAAAGTCTGACACAAAGCTGTTCATCCTGAATCTCTTCTCTGAAGACTCTGCATTGCTGTAAAGAAAAGGGAGATAAAAAGATTGCTTACTCTCCAGCTCACTCTCCTGCCGAATCGTGATTCTGGGCACATAGGGCAGGCAGGCATGTTTCCACTGAGCACACACTGAGTGTAAGTCCCTGTACAGAGCGTGCAGacgagcgtcagactgggagacATCCCTTCTGAACATGCACAAGTAAACCCAAGGCAAGCACCCCAAGCTGAGGGCCTCCGGACCTTCCCAGAAATCCTGCTGAGGAATCTTCCGATTCTCACCGGGATTCTTTAATCACCTGCATCCAAATTACTTCAAGTGCTTCTTAAAATGGAGCATTCTGAGTTGCAGACCCTCAGAATCCCTGGAGGTAGGGCGAGGTCATCTGTACCTTCATAAACTCTTCCAGGATCACTACTGATGCTCAAGTTTAGAACCACTGACCTACATCAGGCAGGTCTGAACAATGACAATGTGACCCCACAGAGGTGATTCATGTTAATCAAAGCACTGTTGTATCCATCTCTCTCCTTTGATTCTCAAAACTGACCAGTGCAGTCACTTAGGGCAGAGATTCCCAATGCAATTTTACAGACACAGAAGCCGACGCAAGGAGCAGACAGCCCGTTTGAGTCACACACCCAGTTAGTGATCGgactgggaataaaacccagCTTCCCAATCCCTTGTTTCATTTACTGCGGAACAAATTAGCAATTTAATGGTAATAAGTCAATGACTGAACGAATAAATCACTCTCAATTAGTCCTCTAAGTACATGAAAGAAAGAGCATGGGTAATTGAACACCCTAATATTCCACGGACTTGAATCCCTTCTTTCCAGATTTATATAAAAGTTGCTTACACACAAGTAAGCAACTCCTTAAGGGCAACAATCGTGTCTGAACATGTTTTCAAAACCTAACAAACACTAGGCTGTGCCCAACCAGTGTGTAACCTTTTTGATTCCAGTTCTgaactctcttccttcctatcccGTCGCTCAGGATAAAGTGCTGAGAACCAGTTCCTACGGGCGGGAGGGCACAGACTCAACGTGCAGGTCTAGAAAACCTGATCATATCTATGAACTTCCTAATTATCAAGAATCACCTGGATGTCAGAGATGAGGAATCCTAGAAGCTTTGTGATCCAGACAGTTCAGGGACTTTTATATCAGATCTATCTCCTACCAGGATTATCTAGGTGACATCAGACAAGAAAATTATCTCAGAAGCCCGAGTTGTTCCTTTTAGTAAGAAGCCTGGTTAACAAATCTCATTGCCCGGTGAGCAGATGTGATGTGAAGATCATTGATTGACACAAAAGTAAATTACTAAACATTCAGTAGGTCATGTATTCAGAATTTACAGAAAAATCACTTAAGAGAGATGCTGAATGACATCTGTTCTAATGCAAATTTAAGTGGTCCTGTCTTTCAGTGGCTGATTTTCTTTCCCTAATTGTCACTTCGCTCAGGTTTAAAAGATGATTGAGAACAAAGATGACTGTGCCAGCAACCTGTGacctaatacactaaaagattaCCTTGCAAAAAGAAGGGCTTAACATGTTAGACAAGACATGATTTCATGTTAGAAAAGGCATGATTTCATGTTAGAAAAGGCATGAAAAGGCTGGGGCCCATTTCCCAAGTGCAGCGCTAAGAAGCTCTGATAATAGCTAGACAGCCGAGCGGAGCATCGGCCAAGGGGGGAAGCAGCGCCAGGAACCCGAGTGTGTGCAGCTCCTCCACGGCGCAGGCCTCCTCGGCTCCGTTATCCGCCCTTCTCGAAGAACAAAGGCACAGGCGTGTCAGAGTGCTGGGCCGCCCTGAGCACAGCCAAGGCTCTGCGGTGCCTCCCCGCCCCACCTCGCTCCCCCAACCTTTTTCCTGATGATCTCGGTGTGAGAACAGTGCAATTTGTCTGATTCTCCTCTGAGAACAAGGGGAAAAGGTCATCTTTGTACTGGCAGACTCtggtaaatattaaatattcactAGGtcatccttttatttctcttttctttccttgactGACAAACTAAAGGATTTATATGTGAAAACCTGTGATCATGGACACAACTTGCTTCAATATAGTTTCTTTCTATTCATCCTACCCCTGGGTAAAATTTACATACAGAATTCCATAGATCTTAAATATAAATTCAATGTGTTTTTATTAACTTATGCATCACATAACCATCATCCTCAACCACGATATAAAGTACTTCCTTTATCCTAGAAAGTTTCCTTGCAATCAATTTCCACCCCTTTTCGGTAACACTGCTCTGATCTCCATTTCCTTTGATGAGCTTTGCCTGTTCTTGAACTTCCAGTCTATTTCCACTTCCTATAGGCAAGCTGTATGGATTTTTCTCACCACAGACTAGTTTAGCCTGTTCTTAaattcatacaaatggaatcacacaatTTACGGCCTTGTGCCTGCATTTCTTTGCTCTGCGTGGTTTtgagattcacccatgttgttgcatgtaACAATCGTTGTCTTTTTACTTGCTCAGCataattccattgtgtaaatacacTACAACCTGTTTATTTGTTCAATTGTTTAAGTgtgtttgggttgtttccagtttggggctgttGTGAGTAAAACTGCAGTGAACATTCTTGAAAAGTCTCTTTGCAGAGATATGTTTTTACTGTTCTTGAGAATATGCCTAATAGGAGAATTACTGGCTCATGTAGGAGAGTgtgtttaactttgtaagaaaccGCAAAGCTTTCGGAACTGGCTGTGCCATTTTACACTCACCCCAGTGTATAAGAGTTAGAGTAGTTCCTCATCCTTGTCAACATTTGGTGTGTCAGACTTTTTAATGTTAGCTATTCTCACAGGAGTGaaatggcatctcattgtggttttaaagtGCATGTTTCTGAGATCTAATAGTACCGAGCATCTCTTCATGTTCTTATTGGCTATTGGTTTACCTTCTTAGTTGAAGTGTTTGTGTGAGActccttttccccttttaaaaactgggttggttttttgtttttgatttgtaGAAGTTTGGTGACATATTCTGAGCACAAGGCCTTAGGCAGATATATATATTGTAAACATTCTCTCTTGAGTTttgtaatatagtctgaattcaAGATTTTTCTTAGATATGTGTTGCAAACATTTCTCTTGATCTGTgacttgtattttcattttcttatagaTATCTTTTAATGAGCAGAAGCTTTAAATTTCACTTAAGTtcaatttattaacttttttttgagagagaaatagagaggcaggaagggagagacatgagaagcaattCATGGTTGCGTCACTTgagcagttcattgattgcttctcacatgtgcctcaacGGGGTGGGGATGGGAGTGTTGGCGGCAGCTCCAGCTttgccagtgaccctttgctcaagccagcgaccttgggaccatgttgatgacccagcactcaagctggtgacgccatgctcaagctggtgatgtcatgctcaagctggtgacgccatgctcaagctggcaagtctTCACTTAAGCagccaacctcagggtttcgaacctgggacctcagcatcccagcttgatactctatccactgtgccaccaacggTCAGgcattaacttttttcttttatgtttactGCTTTTTATATCCTCTCTATGAAATAATTGCCAACCCTAAAATCACCAAGATATTTTCCTACTCCTTCAACTAGAAACATGATAGTTTTAGAAGCTCTATCCAcaagtggctatttaaatttgaattaagtaaaatttaaaatgcaatatCTCATGTTCCATGttctcaatagccacatgtggctagtgctGCCTAATTAGACAGTACAGAGAACATTTCCATTGCCCCAGAAGGTTCTATTGAACAGAGCTCTTCCAGGAGCTTTTACTTTGTATATATGATCTATGTTGAGAAAGGGGTCAAGGTTCATTCTTGTCCTTATGTTTATTCCATTATTCCAGCACTGctgttaaaaaaagatttttctttcaattgACCTTATACAAAACTCACTGTAGTATTTCTACATgttattaacaaataataataaataattccaTTCATAATagcatcaaagaaatgcaatacTTAGTAGTAAGTTTAACAAAGAATGTGTAAGTCTTGTACATTGAACATTTCAAAACATTGCAAAGTAAATTGAAGAAGGTGGAAAGTCTTACACCCACATAACCATAGACATAAGCTAATAAAGCTCCCTTCTTTCAAGGGTTGTTAGCCCTCCCTCCTGTTTTTGTTTACTAACATTCATTCTCCAATGTCTTCCAATAGTCATTCATTATATCTTCTCAGATTTTATTGTCATCTGCaaggttattcttttttaactttttatttatttatttgtttgggaggtgagtaggaagcatcaactcccatatgcaccttgaccagggaagccctgggttttgaaccagtgacttcagagttccaggtcaatgctttacccactgcgccatcgcAGGTCAGGTCTGCAAGGTGATTCTGAAACAAGCAAATCTGCCATTACTGGAACTGGAACCCATCTGCCTAACTCTTCTTGGCAAACATGAATCATGTATGGTGCCACCTCCTgcaagaagccttccctgactcttCCCATCTAAATTAGTTGTTCTCTTGGAGGTCTGGGTGCTTTTCTCCATTTGTCTTCTCACTCTGTATGACACCCTTTTTCTTTACTTGTCTGGCACCCTCATTAAGGTTATGAGTTCTTGGGAGCAGGTTTTGTGTGTTCCTTGTTAATATGCCCAGTATCTGGCACAGTACTAGGgatatagtagatgctcaataaatgtttggtaaatgaataaatgaatttactCATCATGAAAAAATGTTATAGCTAAAGAAACTCTTGCTTTGGCAGGAGGCCCCTTCTACAGTTCCTACAGGATCAGAAATCAGTTTCGCTAAGGCCTAAAAGCAAGAATATGTGATCTTTAATAGACTGTCTCTCTGAACAAAGCTATCCTGTGTGTAGGCTCCAGAGCCAGCATTACAGAAGATCCAGCAAACTAGTCCATCCAGGTCTGACCTATACCTATTTTGGGTCAAAGGAAATATCCTGTCTCTGACAGTTTCCCACAATGCTCCCCATTTCTCCAAGGTCTGTTCCAGGATCCTCCATGGGGCCTCCCCGATGTGTCTTTGAACATTACAGACCATAGAACTACTAAAATGGCACCTTGCACCTTCCACAACTGGCCAGCCTTGGAGGCTACAGGAGCTCAGTTTCTGGAGACTTCCTGCCTTTATTACAAGAATGGCTTCAAGGAGGACCAGTGAAAACACCCTTCAGGGATTACCTGGTCTTTAAAGAAGCCTAGCCCTCATGAATCAGTCACACCTGAAAATGttcttataaatttaatacagtgaGTAGCAAAATATTCTCACTAATTAGGCAGTTTACATCTGGATGTTGTCTTAATTCAGTTGTAGAATGAAACACCTGCCCTATTGCTAAGGGTAATCTTTCCAGTGTTATAAAACACATGCCTGTGGACGACCTGGGCACTGCTCTACAGGAGGTACACCCCCAGGACAGAGAGCAGAGGGCTAGCTGTAGCATTCCCACCCTCTCGAAGTTGGCATAGAGAAAAAGAATGCtcgcctgaccatgtggtggtgcagtggttagagcattggactgggatgtgcaggacccaggctcgagacaccgaggtcgccagcttgagcacagggtcatctagtttgagcaagctcactagcttgagtgcaaggtcggtggctcgagcaaggggtcactcagtctgctgtagcctcccctccccccgtcaggcacatatgagacatcaatcaatgaacaactaaggaaccgcaacaaagaattgatgtttctcatctctctcccttcctgtctgtctgttcccatctgttcctctctctgactctccctgtctctgccacaaaaaaaaaaaaaaaaaaaaaagaatgctcacTGCACCTGTTAGAGaagttaaaagaatttaaaatcaaCTAGTTCTTCCACTGCTTTGGTTACTACAcctgtgaaaattaaaaattgcaagcgacaggccctggccggttggctcagcggtagagcgtcggcctggcgtgcgggggacccaggttcgattcccggccagggcacataggagaggcgcccatttgcttctccaccccccctccttcctctctgtctctctcttcccctcccgcagccaaggctccattggagcaaagatggcccgggcgctggggatggctccttggcctctgccccaggtgctagagtggctctggtcgtggcagagcgacaccccggaggggcagagcatcgccccctggtgggcagagcgtcgcccctggtgggtgtgccggatggatcccggtcgggcgcaagcgggagtctgtctgactgtctctcccggtttccagcttcagaaagatacaaaaacagaaaaaaaaaagaaaaaaaaaattgcaagccaCAAACATCTTAAATTCTACCATGATTGAAACTATGGTTAAAACCAGAAGCCACAAGCTTCaacaactgcaacaacaacaacaaatgagaAACTGTATTGTTGATTGAACTAGCAATTAATACCATGTTCTAAGTATCATAAAGAAACTCAGAATACTGAATAATATTTGTGCTATACACTGAATTTTTGTATCccttcaaaatttatatgttgaaacctaattcCCCAAATgctggtattaggaggtgggaccTTTAGGCTGTGATTGACTTATGATGATGGAGCCCTCACGAATGGGAtgagtgcccttataaaagatgCCCCACCTAGAGAGATCCCTCACGAATGGGAtgagtgcccttataaaagatgCCCCACCTAGAGAGATCCCTCACGAATGGGAtgagtgcccttataaaagatgCCCCACCTAGAGAGACCCCTCACTCCTTCCTCCACACAAAGACTGCCAACTCTGAACCAGGGGATAGGTTCTCACCAGACATTCAATCTCCCAGCACCTCGATCTTAGACTCCTCAGCCTCCAAACTGAAAAATAGATTTCTGTTACTTACAAGCCGCCTAGTCTATGGTATTGTTATAGCTGTCTGAACAGACCAAAACGATATTTCAGAAAATTCCGAGTCACCAAGAATTCTAGTGCCTTTAGTATATTTATCAATCCTCCCCATCATGAAATGGAGCTCTTACTAGCACATTCACAAGATCTCCTGTGTCATCCtaccttttaaaaagttaaaattgtttattttgataGAGCCTTGAGACTTgaaattgtttcatttatttaagaaTTTGTGCTCCTCATTTTCAGCTTGTTATAAGAAATGCAATTTGAACTTAACCTACTGACCGCAACATTACTGAACTCTTCCAGCCAGACTAAAAATGCTGTTCAGATTCTcggtcttttctttttctcaccatAGGTTGTGTCAAGTATTCACTCTACCTGTGAAATAATTTCTACCTGGACAGAGATTGTCATAAACTCCCTTGACATCCCTTGATCACAAACTTTCATCGACCTCCCATACTCTTCTGCCTAATATGTCAGACTATCCCCCCTCACACCAGCTGGCCCTTCCAGGGTCCTCTCCTAGCAGTCCTCTCCTAAAATCCAGATAAATGGGACCTGTCTGTCCCCCAGTGCACTTAGGactgtccctctctgtgccttTGCTTGTGCTGTTCCTTCTACCCCTCTTCAAAATCAAAACTTCCTTCACCATGCAACTCAAAAGTCACTGCTCCATGGAGAATCTCTGATCTCCTCACAGGAAGCGATCTTTCTTCCCTCTGTGCTCCTGCTGAAATTTCCTGACCTTCTCTTCCCGGACACTTCCCTTCTTGCCTCCTGTAGGAACTGTTTGTGGACAGTCTATTCTCTCCTATATACTGCTGTGCTACATTTTGTTCACCTTTGCATCTCTCAAAGGGCCTCACAGCCATTAGACTCTTAGTGTCCTGAATGGACGTATCTGCATGGTGACCTGAAGCCCTGATTCCTGAGGGGCACAGCCACCTAGAGGGGTTAGTGAAGTGCTCCTTCCTCTATGTCCCAAGGACAAATCAGGTCAAGAGGAAAGACTCCTCTTACCTCCATATGCAGAAGAAAAATACCCATAATGCTCTGGGTTATTCCCCTGGGGATTTTCCAGATTTATGACAAGATCTGCTGCTGTGCTGAGAGTATTAGCATGCCC is drawn from Saccopteryx leptura isolate mSacLep1 chromosome 1, mSacLep1_pri_phased_curated, whole genome shotgun sequence and contains these coding sequences:
- the MRAP2 gene encoding melanocortin-2 receptor accessory protein 2 gives rise to the protein MKMSAQRLISNRTSQQSASNSDYTWEYEYYEIGPVSFEGLKAHKYSIVIGFWVGLAVFVIFMFFVLTLLTKTGAPHQDNAESSEKRFRMNSFVSDFGRPLEPDKVFSRQGNEESRSLFHCYINDVEHLEKAKACHQTTALDSDVQLQEVTWTSRQPEEELNRLMKFDIPNFVNTDQNSSFGDDDLLISEPPTVLENKPVSQTLHKDLD